From Methanobrevibacter millerae, one genomic window encodes:
- a CDS encoding MATE family efflux transporter yields MNHIRDIQENPLKSVFLLSIPIIAILFLQTLYSVIDSFWIAGLGQSAIIAVGYVLSLWYILQKLGEGIGRSCNVLISTSFGANDYEKANNIACHGLIIILILAVLIPVMFILLIKPICILGHLEQYSDLISDYFLIPSIFIVFVLLTNYFAAILGSEGDTKRASLIVIFANLINIILDPILIYEFNFGIFGAGLATTASCMISFALFYYLYYVRGDVVVRADKNHFSYDIKIFKQIIKLAVPLIINGFIISIFGLLINYSLHIFSNPLISFGYVVLLRIQTLLFTPIQGVSQGVCIVTAHLTGAKRFNTLAYTLKKSLIIIMIFSAAFAVIYLFSYHHIVYYFTDNADARNAIGSIIVFSILNFLLQPAIRISNYAFIGLGKSIYTLFSLFLNVSLFVVFMLIATLIFNSQEFGIFISVILADVVQLAIMLLLVQRSIGRCIEKENKSLTVC; encoded by the coding sequence ATGAATCACATCAGAGACATTCAGGAAAATCCTTTAAAATCCGTTTTCCTATTAAGCATACCGATAATCGCAATACTGTTCCTTCAAACATTATACAGCGTGATTGACTCTTTCTGGATTGCAGGATTAGGTCAAAGTGCAATAATTGCCGTAGGCTACGTGCTTAGCTTATGGTATATCCTCCAGAAATTAGGTGAGGGAATCGGCAGATCGTGCAATGTCCTGATTTCAACTTCCTTCGGGGCAAACGACTACGAAAAGGCAAACAACATTGCCTGTCACGGCCTCATCATAATTCTTATATTGGCTGTATTAATTCCAGTAATGTTTATTCTGCTAATCAAGCCAATCTGCATTCTGGGCCATCTGGAGCAGTACAGCGATTTGATAAGTGATTACTTTTTAATACCATCCATTTTTATTGTTTTTGTCCTTCTAACCAATTATTTTGCAGCCATTTTAGGAAGTGAAGGGGATACGAAAAGAGCCTCATTAATTGTCATTTTCGCAAACCTGATTAACATCATACTGGATCCGATACTGATTTACGAATTCAATTTCGGGATTTTCGGAGCGGGACTGGCAACGACCGCAAGCTGCATGATATCTTTTGCGCTCTTTTATTATCTCTATTACGTCCGGGGCGATGTAGTCGTAAGAGCCGACAAGAATCATTTCAGCTATGATATTAAAATATTCAAGCAGATTATAAAGCTTGCTGTTCCTCTAATCATTAATGGCTTTATCATTTCAATTTTTGGCCTTCTCATAAACTATTCCCTCCATATTTTCTCAAATCCGCTGATTTCATTCGGATATGTGGTGCTTCTTAGAATCCAGACCCTGTTGTTCACGCCAATTCAGGGGGTTTCACAGGGAGTCTGCATCGTTACTGCACATTTAACCGGCGCTAAAAGGTTCAATACCCTTGCATATACGCTTAAAAAGTCATTGATTATAATTATGATTTTTTCAGCTGCCTTCGCAGTGATATATCTTTTTTCATACCACCACATCGTATATTATTTCACGGACAATGCCGATGCAAGAAATGCTATCGGAAGCATTATAGTATTCAGCATCCTGAATTTTCTTTTGCAGCCGGCAATCAGAATAAGCAACTATGCATTCATAGGACTGGGAAAAAGCATCTATACCCTTTTCAGCCTATTTCTTAACGTGTCCCTTTTTGTGGTTTTCATGTTGATTGCCACGTTAATATTCAACTCACAGGAGTTCGGCATCTTCATAAGCGTTATTCTGGCAGATGTTGTGCAGCTGGCAATCATGCTCCTTTTGGTTCAGCGCTCCATTGGAAGATGCATTGAAAAGGAAAACAAATCTTTAACCGTTTGCTGA
- a CDS encoding GNAT family N-acetyltransferase, translated as MEYVTFDPQIHDAELIAAYRYDVDFRTFDKLFDSRKKAVSAIAKSLKKDECIKVIYDNGNIIGMLMIYTQEKKPKTSFKSLKLLIVDILDHFVICDIKKGDLYIAEIAIDESQRSKGYGTKVINDVIEYARKNGYRRVLLDADFRNPKAKALYESMGFKVFNKKSFLKRGMYNMELVISEN; from the coding sequence ATGGAATACGTGACTTTCGATCCACAAATTCATGATGCGGAACTGATTGCGGCTTACCGATACGACGTGGATTTCAGGACTTTCGATAAGCTTTTCGATTCAAGAAAAAAGGCCGTTTCAGCCATTGCAAAAAGCCTAAAAAAGGACGAATGCATCAAGGTAATATATGATAACGGCAATATTATTGGAATGCTTATGATTTACACACAAGAAAAAAAGCCTAAAACATCGTTCAAGTCCTTAAAACTTCTAATCGTTGATATTTTGGATCATTTTGTCATCTGTGACATCAAAAAGGGAGACTTATACATCGCCGAAATTGCAATTGATGAAAGCCAGAGGTCAAAGGGCTATGGGACGAAAGTCATTAATGATGTCATTGAATACGCCCGAAAAAATGGCTATAGGAGAGTTCTTCTTGATGCTGACTTTAGAAATCCCAAAGCAAAGGCATTATATGAAAGTATGGGCTTTAAGGTCTTTAATAAAAAGTCCTTTCTGAAAAGGGGAATGTATAATATGGAACTTGTAATTTCTGAGAATTAA
- the cas1 gene encoding CRISPR-associated endonuclease Cas1, which translates to MTDTANQSIKRIIRLSLHEKDEILDSIKASEITDITLVGKGYVTFDALNLMAENNIKLIAINPRGQLTYTLESPDWRNVRLKKEQYRLSENQLGLEISKELIISKMKNQKATLITLNKNKKLKRVFNHRLKIDECIVQLSQLELNGNNSDLRMKIMGLEGKASNEYWSGVKHFIPSEIGFESRTKKPTDLLNSMLNYSYAILASEITKSILLEGLDPYCGFLHFDMDGRTSLTFDLIEPFRQQIVDKTVIGLINRKQVDVDDLDRRNNTIKLEARKVIIEKILAKIYSTITYNGETVSYYDLIRKQSANLAKTLMDGGKFNGFYLRW; encoded by the coding sequence TTGACGGATACAGCAAATCAATCCATAAAAAGGATAATCAGATTGTCATTACATGAAAAGGATGAAATCCTGGATTCCATTAAGGCAAGTGAAATAACTGACATTACCCTTGTTGGAAAAGGATACGTTACATTCGATGCATTGAATTTAATGGCTGAAAACAACATTAAACTGATAGCCATTAATCCTCGAGGACAGCTGACATACACTCTGGAGTCACCTGACTGGAGAAACGTGAGACTTAAAAAAGAGCAGTACAGATTAAGCGAGAATCAATTAGGTCTTGAAATATCAAAGGAACTGATAATTTCAAAAATGAAAAATCAAAAGGCAACACTGATTACTTTGAATAAGAATAAGAAACTAAAAAGAGTGTTTAATCATAGATTGAAAATCGACGAATGTATAGTCCAACTTTCGCAATTGGAATTAAATGGAAATAATTCTGATTTGAGGATGAAAATAATGGGATTAGAAGGAAAAGCATCGAATGAATACTGGTCTGGAGTCAAACATTTCATTCCATCGGAAATCGGCTTTGAGTCAAGAACAAAAAAGCCCACCGATTTGCTGAATTCAATGCTCAATTATTCTTATGCAATCCTAGCAAGCGAAATAACAAAAAGCATCCTTCTTGAAGGCTTGGATCCCTACTGCGGATTCCTGCATTTTGACATGGATGGGCGGACCAGTTTAACGTTTGATTTGATAGAGCCTTTTAGACAGCAAATTGTTGATAAAACAGTGATAGGCCTAATCAATAGAAAACAGGTTGATGTTGATGATTTGGACAGAAGAAACAATACGATAAAATTAGAAGCAAGAAAAGTTATTATAGAAAAGATATTAGCTAAAATCTACTCGACAATTACATATAATGGTGAAACAGTTAGTTATTATGATTTGATTAGAAAACAAAGTGCAAATTTGGCTAAAACCTTGATGGATGGTGGAAAATTCAATGGATTTTATCTTCGATGGTGA
- the surE gene encoding 5'/3'-nucleotidase SurE, which yields MKILISNDDGVFAQGILAAKQAVEDLADVYVVAPDENNSSVGRRISLFKHLQINQCKLEDGSSAYSVSGSPADAVIVGVDYVMDEKPDLVISGINQGVNISCDITSSGTVCAAFEAVSLGIPAIAVSLFIDPKTSYKQDENGEWYIDYDFTLTKKVLHDLVVKIRDEGFPESVDLFNLNVPSNYASEEVMITHLSHKMLDKHVIDSTDEEKRDLFNYPLDENQSTDDLIMITSSLVQEYEKDSDGYALFVEKRPSLTPLKVNMTSTDLKDF from the coding sequence ATGAAAATTCTAATATCAAATGACGACGGGGTTTTTGCTCAGGGAATATTGGCCGCAAAGCAGGCCGTTGAGGATTTGGCCGATGTTTATGTTGTCGCTCCCGATGAGAATAACAGCAGCGTCGGACGTCGCATTTCATTATTTAAGCATTTGCAAATCAATCAGTGTAAACTGGAAGACGGAAGCTCAGCATATTCCGTTTCTGGAAGCCCTGCAGATGCCGTGATTGTCGGTGTTGATTACGTGATGGATGAAAAGCCCGATTTGGTGATAAGCGGAATTAATCAGGGTGTTAACATAAGCTGCGACATAACTTCCTCAGGAACGGTATGCGCTGCTTTTGAAGCGGTCAGCCTGGGAATTCCGGCAATAGCCGTTTCTCTTTTTATAGATCCCAAAACATCATATAAGCAGGATGAAAACGGCGAATGGTACATCGATTATGATTTCACCCTGACCAAAAAGGTTTTGCATGATTTGGTGGTGAAAATAAGGGATGAAGGATTTCCCGAAAGCGTGGATTTATTCAATTTAAACGTTCCTTCCAATTACGCATCCGAAGAGGTTATGATTACCCATCTCTCACACAAAATGCTTGACAAGCATGTCATTGACAGTACTGATGAAGAAAAAAGGGACTTGTTTAACTATCCTTTAGATGAAAATCAATCAACTGATGACCTGATTATGATTACGTCAAGTCTGGTTCAGGAATATGAAAAAGACAGTGACGGATACGCATTGTTCGTTGAAAAAAGACCGAGCTTAACTCCCCTTAAGGTAAATATGACCAGCACTGATTTGAAGGATTTCTAA
- the cas2 gene encoding CRISPR-associated endonuclease Cas2 → MYIMASFECKFKSNQENIERAFQHFGLRKLQSSLYAGTLENNEREMLVENINKIIRENDSVLIVPICQSCYLKKEICGRKIKFKKDLYRVY, encoded by the coding sequence ATGTACATCATGGCTAGTTTTGAGTGCAAATTCAAAAGCAATCAGGAAAATATTGAAAGAGCATTTCAGCATTTTGGGCTTAGAAAGCTTCAAAGCTCATTATATGCAGGGACACTGGAGAATAATGAACGTGAAATGTTGGTGGAAAACATCAATAAAATAATTAGGGAAAATGACAGCGTCTTGATAGTTCCAATTTGTCAGAGCTGTTACCTGAAAAAGGAAATCTGCGGAAGAAAAATCAAGTTCAAAAAGGATTTATACAGGGTGTATTAA
- a CDS encoding alpha/beta fold hydrolase, whose product MKLESFQYKTQDNSIINYYESDNDNPILLMIHAQGTNANSYSEVAKDLSKRFHLILVDCYGHGKSSHTMEKYNIVSQGNDLIEFIKSKTSEKISILGHSSGGLISSYIASVSDVCCNLILEDPPLFSSCGEKRFNYYNFKDLSTCCHNFINQDEETDFVYYYFMNQYAWNFFPESSREKIRSKTGKSALKYRKKHPDKNLKVMFWPKKFLQAFNGLQDYDPYFGENFYNDSFNCNIDYRELLSNIKCPTLFMKANTTIAEDGLIQGALSDDDLKLVTDLIENISVEYFDCGHGIHVEKKKDFVKSVINTLEG is encoded by the coding sequence ATGAAACTTGAAAGCTTTCAATATAAAACACAAGACAACAGCATTATCAATTATTATGAATCAGATAACGACAATCCGATATTATTGATGATTCATGCTCAGGGTACGAATGCAAACAGCTATTCTGAAGTTGCAAAGGACTTATCCAAAAGATTCCATTTAATTTTAGTTGACTGCTACGGGCACGGGAAAAGCTCACACACCATGGAAAAATACAATATCGTAAGCCAGGGAAATGACCTCATTGAATTCATCAAATCAAAGACAAGCGAAAAGATATCCATTCTTGGCCATTCCTCAGGAGGACTCATATCCTCTTATATCGCTTCAGTTTCGGATGTCTGCTGCAATCTGATACTGGAAGACCCTCCGCTCTTTTCAAGTTGCGGAGAAAAAAGGTTTAACTACTATAATTTCAAAGACCTCTCCACATGCTGCCACAACTTCATTAATCAGGACGAGGAAACAGATTTTGTATATTATTACTTTATGAACCAGTACGCATGGAACTTTTTCCCGGAAAGTTCAAGGGAAAAAATCAGAAGCAAAACCGGCAAATCCGCACTTAAATACAGGAAAAAGCATCCCGACAAAAACCTCAAGGTCATGTTCTGGCCGAAGAAATTCTTACAGGCATTCAACGGACTGCAAGATTACGATCCATACTTCGGAGAAAACTTCTACAATGACTCCTTCAACTGCAATATAGATTACAGAGAACTTCTTTCAAACATCAAGTGTCCGACGTTATTCATGAAGGCGAATACCACAATAGCTGAAGACGGACTTATCCAGGGCGCCCTAAGCGACGATGATTTGAAACTGGTTACAGACCTTATTGAAAATATAAGCGTTGAATATTTCGACTGCGGACACGGCATTCATGTTGAAAAGAAAAAGGACTTTGTAAAAAGCGTTATTAATACATTAGAGGGTTGA
- a CDS encoding DUF11 domain-containing protein, whose translation MNRKSIFAIFLILIALSLTLGAVNAEEVLADNESGDEKLSVDESAAADELFGAEGDGSLQPAASGGDINRPVADLSVSIWPVESENEIVWSILVHNNGPDIAYNTQVTVEGSDNLILENPFNTSTFLQDPEEGVSFYESQGIFDNHKLTWIIGDFKPDSYTEMFIKSVKQGSGQYYLRAFAASESADDDLSQNQDMATVGYPSNTSQSDSVNETFTKKDTSSGTELPATGNPFVAALFGLMIIGAGGIKRKL comes from the coding sequence ATGAATAGAAAATCAATTTTCGCAATTTTTTTGATACTGATTGCATTATCACTGACTTTGGGTGCTGTGAATGCCGAAGAAGTCCTTGCGGATAATGAATCTGGTGATGAAAAACTGTCTGTGGATGAAAGTGCCGCTGCAGACGAATTATTCGGCGCTGAAGGAGATGGATCTCTTCAACCTGCAGCTTCCGGCGGCGATATAAACAGACCCGTAGCAGATTTAAGCGTGAGCATATGGCCAGTTGAATCAGAAAATGAGATTGTCTGGAGCATACTGGTACACAATAATGGACCGGATATCGCTTATAATACCCAGGTTACCGTCGAGGGTTCAGATAATTTAATCCTTGAAAATCCATTCAATACATCAACATTCTTACAAGATCCCGAAGAAGGTGTCAGTTTTTATGAATCCCAGGGCATTTTCGACAATCACAAATTAACATGGATTATTGGAGATTTTAAACCCGATTCTTATACTGAAATGTTTATCAAATCAGTAAAACAGGGTTCCGGCCAATATTATCTTAGGGCTTTTGCTGCAAGTGAAAGTGCTGATGATGATTTGTCACAGAATCAGGATATGGCAACTGTGGGCTATCCAAGCAATACCTCTCAAAGCGATTCAGTTAACGAAACATTCACCAAAAAAGATACTTCATCAGGCACCGAATTGCCTGCCACGGGCAATCCCTTTGTTGCTGCATTGTTTGGGTTAATGATTATTGGCGCTGGCGGAATCAAAAGAAAACTTTAA
- a CDS encoding class I SAM-dependent methyltransferase has protein sequence MNSKEKTKEHFNETAGDYNNSSDGKFVEGMYDVLVEEIEKSESGKILDVGCGNGNLFTLLPENKYELYGVDFSQNMIIEAKSKCRNAKFSVADAEMLPFDDDSFDIVVCNASFHHYIHPDRVLEEMHRVLKDGGKLLIGDPYIPTGIRGVMNVMLRFSHSGDYHIYGFEEMENLLAENELMPVSSIRTGHRTALYIAEK, from the coding sequence ATGAATTCAAAAGAAAAAACCAAAGAGCATTTCAACGAAACTGCAGGTGATTACAACAATTCAAGTGACGGGAAATTCGTCGAAGGGATGTATGACGTTTTAGTTGAAGAGATTGAAAAATCCGAATCCGGAAAGATTTTGGACGTGGGATGTGGAAACGGAAACCTCTTCACATTACTTCCCGAAAACAAATACGAACTCTATGGAGTTGATTTTTCTCAAAACATGATTATTGAAGCTAAAAGCAAGTGCAGAAATGCGAAATTCAGCGTTGCCGATGCCGAAATGCTTCCTTTTGACGATGACAGCTTTGACATTGTAGTGTGCAACGCCTCATTTCACCATTATATCCATCCTGACCGGGTTCTTGAGGAAATGCACCGTGTCCTAAAGGATGGAGGAAAACTGCTGATAGGAGATCCATATATCCCAACGGGAATCCGGGGCGTGATGAATGTGATGCTGAGGTTTTCACACAGCGGCGATTATCATATCTACGGATTTGAGGAAATGGAGAACTTATTAGCGGAAAATGAATTGATGCCAGTTTCATCCATTAGAACGGGACACCGCACTGCTTTATATATTGCGGAAAAATAG
- a CDS encoding MSCRAMM family protein, whose protein sequence is MIKKRYVILIVLLSFFLISHVSANDNVTQVNYGDLEFKELTPSTPRYTGPTVFYLLEDFFYQGVYDENNENLSEEIILNSTATIGDDSRLNPNLQVSIANRTLDGNATLILRANSTAQGFIVFSFLENQTFDLVNGSLTYDLKNLEKGLYSFDCYYSGDEIFSNATYKNMQFKIPSLFTLLWPEDENLVMYYRNGSRYNITLLDDLNRPLANKTIRLRINSKIYDKITDENGKVSLALNLNPGNYTIDSAFYGLLSLPGCLNKSNITILPTLKADNLVKIYKNDSQFFVSVIDGQGNPLKNQTVQFNINGVFYNRTTDENAVAKLNINLHPGNYIITTENLNDGYKISNNITVLPSVLSKDLVKIYKNDSQFWVQAIDGKGEALSNCTLMMNINGVIYNKTTDSNGKAKLNINLLPGDYIITVVNTNDGCTVSNHIRVTPYLYTDDLVKYYRNASKFEAKLVDSSYNPIPNQVITFEVNGAKYERTTNADGIAALNINLPPGYYYITSSNGEYTVTNLIKVLNTILMPKSYNTFIDWLDETPKEYWGSVHGLDYRVKILDGNGNPYAGQKVTFNVDGSDYEKITNADGIAGFNNIPVDRDRHLVKTYYNGYFVQQEVGMLG, encoded by the coding sequence ATGATTAAGAAAAGATATGTAATTTTAATAGTATTGTTATCATTTTTCCTGATATCTCATGTATCGGCTAATGATAATGTCACACAAGTAAATTACGGCGATTTGGAATTTAAGGAATTGACTCCTTCCACTCCGCGCTATACTGGTCCAACGGTTTTTTATTTGCTTGAAGATTTCTTTTACCAGGGAGTTTATGATGAAAATAACGAAAATCTCAGCGAAGAGATTATTCTAAACTCAACAGCAACGATTGGTGATGATTCCAGGCTAAATCCAAATCTGCAGGTAAGCATAGCAAACAGGACTCTTGATGGAAACGCAACACTGATTTTAAGGGCAAATTCCACAGCACAAGGCTTTATTGTATTCTCATTTTTAGAAAATCAAACCTTTGATTTGGTAAACGGCTCATTGACTTATGATTTGAAAAATCTTGAAAAAGGCCTGTATTCATTTGATTGCTACTACAGCGGTGATGAAATATTCTCAAACGCCACCTATAAGAACATGCAATTCAAGATACCTTCCCTTTTCACACTATTGTGGCCGGAAGATGAAAATCTCGTAATGTATTACAGGAACGGATCTAGATACAACATCACCCTTCTGGATGATTTAAACAGGCCGCTGGCCAATAAGACAATTAGATTAAGAATCAATTCAAAGATATATGATAAAATCACTGATGAAAACGGAAAAGTCAGCTTGGCTCTCAATCTTAATCCTGGAAACTATACCATTGACAGTGCGTTCTACGGATTGCTTTCATTACCAGGATGCTTAAACAAATCCAACATTACAATCCTTCCAACATTAAAGGCAGATAATCTGGTTAAAATCTACAAAAACGATTCTCAGTTCTTTGTAAGTGTCATTGACGGTCAGGGAAACCCATTGAAAAATCAGACCGTACAATTCAATATCAACGGTGTGTTCTACAATCGCACAACCGATGAAAACGCAGTTGCAAAACTCAACATCAATTTGCATCCAGGAAACTACATTATAACCACTGAAAATCTCAATGACGGCTATAAGATTAGCAATAATATAACAGTTTTGCCTTCAGTATTGTCAAAGGATTTGGTTAAAATCTATAAAAACGATTCACAATTCTGGGTTCAGGCAATTGACGGTAAAGGTGAAGCATTATCCAATTGCACACTGATGATGAACATCAACGGCGTTATCTATAACAAGACCACTGATTCAAACGGAAAGGCCAAATTGAACATCAATCTGCTTCCGGGTGACTACATTATCACTGTCGTAAACACCAATGACGGCTGTACTGTAAGCAACCATATAAGGGTAACACCTTATCTCTATACCGATGATCTGGTCAAGTACTACAGGAACGCATCAAAATTCGAAGCAAAACTTGTTGACAGTTCATACAATCCGATTCCTAATCAGGTAATTACTTTTGAAGTTAACGGTGCCAAATATGAAAGAACAACAAATGCTGATGGAATAGCAGCTTTGAATATTAATTTGCCTCCGGGATACTATTACATTACATCATCAAACGGTGAATATACGGTTACCAATCTGATTAAGGTATTGAATACGATATTGATGCCGAAATCATACAATACTTTCATTGACTGGTTGGATGAAACTCCGAAAGAATATTGGGGCTCAGTTCATGGTTTGGATTATCGCGTTAAAATATTGGACGGCAACGGCAATCCCTATGCCGGTCAAAAGGTAACATTCAATGTTGACGGCAGTGATTATGAAAAAATCACCAATGCTGATGGAATCGCAGGTTTCAATAATATTCCTGTTGATAGAGACCGTCATTTAGTCAAAACATATTATAACGGTTACTTTGTCCAGCAAGAAGTTGGGATGTTGGGCTAA